Part of the Deltaproteobacteria bacterium genome is shown below.
GGTCAGGGTCATGCCCTTAAAGGACTGGATCAAAAGGGGGGAAGGGGAAAAATTCGAGGTGAAGCGCCTGAAAAACGTGAAAGAGCTTCTGAAGGCGTCGGCTGTAAGGAAGTTGAAGGCATCCGCCCGCACTTTTCTCGGCAAAAATTACGACGCCCGTTTCCAGTGGAGCGATGAGAGCATCTACTGCTCCGAACTGGTGTGGAAGGCTTATGACAGGACGCTTGGCATTAAGCTTTGCCCCTTGAAAAAAATGAAGGATTTCAACCTGGCTGACAAGGCCGTGAAAACCGAGCTTGAAAAACGCCACAACGGGCGAATC
Proteins encoded:
- a CDS encoding YiiX family permuted papain-like enzyme — encoded protein: MKIRKRMIAALIALAALLFLMAAPVLSGAPSYLPIDGDIIFQTSKSSQSRLVQTATASPLSHMGLVFIEKGRPVVYEAVGPVRVMPLKDWIKRGEGEKFEVKRLKNVKELLKASAVRKLKASARTFLGKNYDARFQWSDESIYCSELVWKAYDRTLGIKLCPLKKMKDFNLADKAVKTELEKRHNGRIPMDEPVVAPVDIYRSKLLVTVVGKAS